The Clostridia bacterium sequence CAGGCGACCAGACAGTGCCGCGCCGACGCGGTAACTGTATGACCCATCGGGCCACCTATGCGACTTAACCCCTGCGCACTGGCTGCACCGGTCGCGGTAGTCGGCGTCCACGATCCAATAGCAACCACCCTCACAGGCATGGCTGTCAGTGCAGCCGCACACCGGGCACGTCGTCTCGCCCGACATGATCTCGTCAAAGGTGTCGCGCTCAGGAGCCCACTGCCCCCAGCTCTTAAAATGGAAGGGCACACGTGCCGCCAGGCACTGGCCGCGCAGACTGCGAACCCAGTCGGGGTGCATGGGTCGGGCGTTGGTGCCCGTTTCGCCGCCGCAAATTACCCAGTCCAGACCTCGCCTTCCAAAAACGCAGGCAGAAGGTGTGCAACTCAGAATTCCCGGGCGCGATGAAGGATCACGAGTTTCCGCCAAAGGATTTTCGGGTCTGGTGCAGCCGCCGTTATAGTGATCGCAATCAGTAAATGGCGGTAGCCAGGATGAAAGATCCACCGGTCCCAGCATCGGTTCCACGCTGACGAACCTCGCCGCCGCAGGTGTTTGAAGGAGGAGTGGTATCCGCTCATCGGCTCTGGCCTGATTCTCGGCGGTCACACCTGCCCAACAATTCGACAGCGGCCAACTGATAGGAGGAGTAATGTAGGACACCTCACCGTGAGAATGGCCATTGCCATGCCTAATCCGGTCCTGCCAATTGTCTTGCTGTGTGCCCCACCTCAGGTTCGGCAGGGCGTTATTTGTGGGATCACCGGTCCTATGGCACGCCTGTTCGCCGGGTTGGGGAGGTCGCACGAAGGCGGTTAGGACAAGTCGATGGACCAATTCCCGGTAGCCGATACCTTCGCGGTAGAGCATAACTCGCATGTGCCCATCCTCACCCGGCATCGGAGTCATTGGTGTAGGTGTGGGCGGAAAGGGTAAAGGCCTGCCTACTCGCTCGATGTATTGGGCCTTTTCTTTGCATTTCTGACTGCAGTAGCGCCGTTTCGCATATCCCGTAGTGTTATTACCGCAGTTGACGCAAGCGCCGCTTCCATGGCGACTGAAGATGACGCCATCATTGCGAACAAGATAGTTCTCGTAACCAGGCACGGGACGTGTTTCAAGTACCATATCGGCTGTCTCACGTGCCACCCCGGTCGAGTCAATGGCTCTGGCGACTCGGAATGGCGTCGCTGAATCAGAGAGATACTCTCGCATCCTTTGCGGTCGCTTAGTGAGCACCATGAATATGTGTTGAGGACACAACGCCATCACCGCGAATACCCGGTGTATATACTCATCCGGCACATCATCGTGGAACAGATCGCCCATGCTGCATACGAAAATCCTCGCCGGTTTCCACATCCTCAGCGGCTCCTTCAGTTTGTCCTCGTGCAGCGTTACCTTGAACGGCTCGTCCGCCGGGTATCCACACCTGCCCCGAAGGCGCTGAGCCATGCGCTTGGCATAGCAATTCGCGCAGCCTTCGGAGACCGGCGTGCAGCCCGTTACTATATTCCAAGTTTTCTCAGTCCAGCTGATTGACGTCGTGTTCACCAGCTCCACCCCTCTTCGCGCCGAATCTGTGCCTGCGCCACGTCCGCCAGCATCATGCAGTAGTTCGCCACATCAACCGCCTCTTCGATGACGGCGTATAGGTTAGTCAGCCCATCGTCGGTCAGGATCGCGTCCATAGCTCCGATCAGTTCTAAGACCTCTTCTGTCATCCCACCAACTAGGTATTGGAGCGTGCAGTTCTCCCAACCGCCTCTGTAGTCGCGCGCCCTGAGTTTGCATTCCATCAGTTGCGC is a genomic window containing:
- a CDS encoding DUF5131 family protein codes for the protein MREYLSDSATPFRVARAIDSTGVARETADMVLETRPVPGYENYLVRNDGVIFSRHGSGACVNCGNNTTGYAKRRYCSQKCKEKAQYIERVGRPLPFPPTPTPMTPMPGEDGHMRVMLYREGIGYRELVHRLVLTAFVRPPQPGEQACHRTGDPTNNALPNLRWGTQQDNWQDRIRHGNGHSHGEVSYITPPISWPLSNCWAGVTAENQARADERIPLLLQTPAAARFVSVEPMLGPVDLSSWLPPFTDCDHYNGGCTRPENPLAETRDPSSRPGILSCTPSACVFGRRGLDWVICGGETGTNARPMHPDWVRSLRGQCLAARVPFHFKSWGQWAPERDTFDEIMSGETTCPVCGCTDSHACEGGCYWIVDADYRDRCSQCAGVKSHRWPDGSYSYRVGAALSGRLLDGREWDEYPEGTE